Proteins encoded by one window of Hydrotalea sp.:
- the aguB gene encoding N-carbamoylputrescine amidase, which translates to MSKTTIGIIQFAMQDDVEKNRNKAEEMTRVAAKNGATIVLIPELFSAPYFCKEMRAEYLATAQPRAGHPLLARFSSIAKELGVVIPVSFFEKSNNAHYNSVVIIDADGRELGLYRKSHIPDGVGYEEKYYFSPGDTGFRVWQTAHAAIGVGICWDQWFPEAARIMALKGAEVLLYPTAIGSEPPAPDYDSSDHWQNTMLGHAAANIMPVAAANRIGTEQAKNGNVVTFYGRSFISDHQGKKMAEAPRDKEAILTHSFDLTAIGELRRSWGVFRDRRVDLYRDLLTLDGGGR; encoded by the coding sequence ATGAGCAAAACAACGATAGGCATTATTCAATTTGCAATGCAAGACGATGTGGAAAAAAACCGCAACAAGGCGGAGGAAATGACACGCGTCGCGGCAAAAAACGGCGCGACGATTGTTTTAATTCCGGAATTATTTTCCGCCCCGTATTTTTGCAAGGAAATGCGCGCCGAATACCTCGCCACCGCCCAACCGCGCGCCGGCCACCCACTGCTGGCGCGTTTTTCATCCATTGCTAAAGAACTTGGCGTTGTTATACCAGTCAGTTTTTTTGAAAAATCCAACAACGCCCATTACAACAGCGTGGTGATTATCGACGCCGATGGGCGCGAGCTTGGGCTTTATCGCAAATCACACATCCCCGATGGCGTCGGTTATGAGGAAAAATATTATTTTTCGCCGGGCGATACCGGTTTTCGCGTTTGGCAAACCGCCCACGCCGCCATTGGCGTTGGCATTTGTTGGGACCAGTGGTTTCCGGAGGCAGCACGTATCATGGCGCTAAAGGGTGCGGAGGTTTTACTCTACCCCACGGCGATTGGTTCCGAACCGCCGGCCCCCGATTATGATTCATCCGACCATTGGCAAAACACCATGTTGGGGCACGCCGCCGCCAATATCATGCCGGTGGCGGCCGCCAACCGAATTGGCACCGAGCAAGCCAAAAACGGCAATGTTGTTACATTTTACGGCCGGTCATTTATCAGCGACCACCAGGGAAAAAAAATGGCCGAGGCACCGCGTGATAAGGAAGCCATCCTCACCCATTCGTTCGACCTTACAGCTATCGGCGAATTACGTCGGTCGTGGGGCGTGTTTCGCGACCGGCGGGT